In a single window of the Gloeocapsa sp. PCC 73106 genome:
- a CDS encoding BrnT family toxin has product MSLVIEGFDWDEGNSTKCQKHGVSTEKIEELFQTQLYVAPDIKHSQDEERFFAVGRLPSGRPMFVVFKIRNNLIRPISARYMHEKEIKQYEQLFPQDNQ; this is encoded by the coding sequence ATGAGCCTTGTAATTGAGGGATTCGATTGGGATGAAGGCAATAGCACCAAGTGTCAGAAGCATGGTGTTTCAACTGAGAAGATAGAAGAACTTTTCCAGACACAGCTCTATGTGGCACCCGACATCAAACATTCTCAGGATGAAGAACGATTCTTCGCCGTTGGTCGATTACCATCTGGAAGACCAATGTTTGTAGTTTTTAAGATTCGCAATAATCTCATTCGCCCGATATCAGCGCGTTATATGCATGAAAAGGAGATAAAACAGTATGAGCAACTCTTTCCCCAAGATAACCAGTGA
- a CDS encoding CopG family antitoxin: MSNSFPKITSDEEAEKLLSEDLTEYLTPENFHSNFKPVTFEFAPKDTTISFRLSKDLLDAVKRASGKRGIGYQKFIRESIERAIQDM, encoded by the coding sequence ATGAGCAACTCTTTCCCCAAGATAACCAGTGATGAAGAAGCTGAAAAACTTCTTTCAGAAGACTTAACAGAATACCTCACTCCAGAAAATTTCCATAGTAATTTTAAGCCAGTAACATTTGAGTTTGCCCCGAAAGATACCACTATCAGTTTTAGGCTTTCAAAAGACTTACTTGATGCAGTAAAAAGGGCTTCTGGCAAGCGAGGAATCGGCTATCAAAAATTTATACGTGAATCAATTGAGCGAGCTATACAGGATATGTGA
- a CDS encoding cyanophycinase, giving the protein MVELTTELQPLKKHPDTQTAILVIGGAEDKVHGKEILYNFWQRSGGVDSVIGIIPSASREPTVIGERYVSIFTEMGSKHVKVIDIRDRTQGEDPDYQEYIEECTGVFLTGGDQLRLCGLLADTPLMERLRQRVQLKELTLAGTSAGAAVMGHHMIAGGSSGESPNRSLVDMAIGLGIIPEVIVDQHFHNRNRMARLLSAIANYPERLGIGIDEDTCAVFQQDGTFKVIGKGTVMIIDARSMSYTNQAQVEPTEPFSLHNLKLHILSHSDRYHLRTHQTLPKI; this is encoded by the coding sequence CAGACACCCAGACCGCGATTTTAGTAATCGGTGGCGCCGAGGATAAGGTTCACGGTAAAGAGATATTGTACAACTTTTGGCAACGCTCGGGTGGCGTGGATTCGGTGATTGGCATTATTCCCTCGGCATCGAGAGAACCAACGGTAATAGGAGAACGCTACGTAAGTATTTTTACAGAGATGGGGTCAAAACACGTCAAAGTTATCGACATACGCGATCGCACTCAAGGAGAAGATCCTGATTATCAAGAATACATAGAAGAATGTACAGGAGTATTTCTAACAGGAGGGGACCAACTACGTCTGTGTGGTTTACTCGCAGATACACCTCTGATGGAAAGATTACGTCAAAGAGTACAGTTAAAAGAACTAACCCTAGCAGGAACTAGCGCAGGAGCGGCTGTGATGGGTCATCATATGATAGCAGGGGGTAGTAGCGGCGAATCTCCTAATCGCTCTCTAGTAGATATGGCGATAGGGCTGGGAATCATACCAGAAGTAATAGTAGATCAACACTTCCATAACCGCAATCGTATGGCAAGACTGTTAAGCGCGATCGCCAACTATCCAGAACGTCTCGGGATCGGTATCGATGAAGACACATGTGCTGTTTTTCAACAAGATGGAACATTCAAAGTCATCGGGAAAGGAACCGTGATGATCATCGACGCTAGATCAATGTCTTATACTAACCAAGCACAAGTTGAACCAACAGAACCATTTAGTCTACACAACTTAAAACTGCACATACTTTCCCATAGCGATCGGTATCATTTGAGAACCCATCAAACTCTACCCAAGATTTAA
- the cphA gene encoding cyanophycin synthetase, whose translation MKILKTLTLRGPNYWSIRRHKLIVMRLDLEELTEKFSNQIPGFYEALVETMPTLEEHHCSPGRRGGFFLRVREGTLMGHIIEHIALELQELAGMPVGFGRTRETSTPGVYNVVFEYEDEQAGRYAGRAAVRLCQCLVDTGTYSQEELQKDISDLSDLHANSALGPSTESIVKEAEARKIPWLAVSARAMIQLGYGVHQQRIQATLTSQTGILGVELACDKEGTKTILKDAGIPVPRGTVIRYLDELEEGINNVGGFPIVIKPLDGNHGRGITINIETPEDAEEAYDLASNESKTRSVIVERYYQGSDHRVLVINGKVIAVSQRIPAHVIGDGRSSIEELVEITNQDPNRGEGHDNVLTKIRIDKTSLDVLKRQQYNLSTVLAKGEIAYLRATANLSTGGSAIDRTDDIHPENVWIAQRAAKAISLDIAGIDIVTPDISKPLRELDGVIVEVNAAPGFRMHVAPSQGLPRNVAAAVLDMLFPSSCPTRIPILAITGTNGKTTTTRLLAHIYRQTEKVVGYTTTDGIYIDDHVVEVGDTTGPQSAQVILKDPTVEIAVLETARGGILRSGIAFDFCDVGVVLNVAADHLGISDIETIEQMAKVKAVVAETVSPNGYAVLNADDPLVAAMAKQVKGKIAYFSLNPDNPIIQEHTRRGELATVYENGYLSIYHEGWTLRIEEAINVPITMKGMAPFMIANALAACAAAFAQGVDIELIRQGLRSFKPSVDQTPGRMNLFDLGSHHALIDYAHNPAGYEAVAGFVTNWQGDRIGVVGGPGDRRDEDLIILGRLSAQMFNQIIVKEDKDRRGREPGEVAALIIKGILEVNPEARHEIILDETLAINTGLNTVQDGGLVVIFPEKVNEAIATIKKRQST comes from the coding sequence ATGAAGATTCTGAAAACTCTAACCCTGCGTGGCCCCAACTACTGGAGTATACGACGTCATAAACTGATTGTAATGCGTCTTGATTTAGAAGAACTAACAGAAAAATTCTCTAATCAAATACCGGGCTTTTACGAAGCTCTAGTAGAAACTATGCCAACCTTAGAAGAACACCACTGTTCTCCAGGAAGGCGTGGAGGCTTTTTCTTGCGTGTGAGAGAAGGTACACTCATGGGTCACATCATCGAACACATAGCTCTAGAGTTACAGGAACTAGCAGGAATGCCAGTAGGATTTGGTCGCACTCGCGAAACGTCCACACCTGGCGTTTATAACGTCGTCTTTGAGTACGAAGATGAACAAGCAGGACGCTACGCAGGTAGAGCCGCGGTGAGACTCTGTCAATGCCTAGTAGACACAGGAACCTACTCCCAAGAAGAATTACAGAAAGATATAAGTGATCTCAGCGATCTTCACGCTAACTCAGCTTTAGGACCAAGTACAGAGTCCATCGTCAAAGAAGCAGAAGCCAGAAAAATTCCCTGGTTAGCTGTCAGTGCTCGCGCTATGATTCAATTAGGCTATGGTGTCCACCAACAGAGAATACAAGCAACTCTAACCAGTCAAACCGGAATTTTAGGCGTAGAATTAGCCTGTGATAAAGAAGGAACCAAAACCATACTAAAAGATGCGGGGATACCTGTACCCAGGGGGACGGTAATTCGCTATCTAGATGAACTAGAAGAGGGGATCAACAATGTGGGTGGCTTCCCCATCGTGATTAAACCCCTCGATGGTAACCATGGTAGAGGTATAACCATAAATATAGAAACCCCTGAAGACGCAGAAGAAGCCTATGACTTAGCTAGTAATGAATCTAAGACTCGTTCAGTGATTGTGGAGCGCTATTATCAAGGTAGCGATCATCGAGTACTGGTAATTAATGGTAAAGTTATCGCCGTCTCCCAACGTATTCCCGCTCACGTCATTGGCGATGGGAGATCTAGCATTGAAGAATTGGTAGAAATAACGAATCAAGATCCCAATCGTGGTGAAGGACACGACAATGTTTTAACTAAGATTAGAATCGATAAAACATCGTTAGATGTACTCAAAAGACAGCAGTATAACCTGAGTACCGTCCTAGCTAAGGGAGAAATAGCCTATCTCAGAGCTACAGCTAACCTGAGTACAGGAGGTAGCGCTATAGATCGCACCGATGACATACACCCGGAAAACGTTTGGATCGCTCAAAGAGCCGCTAAAGCCATTAGCTTAGACATAGCGGGTATAGATATAGTCACACCAGACATTAGTAAGCCATTGCGAGAATTAGATGGGGTGATAGTAGAAGTTAACGCAGCTCCTGGTTTTCGCATGCACGTAGCCCCGAGCCAAGGACTACCCCGTAACGTCGCGGCCGCCGTCTTAGATATGCTCTTTCCTTCCTCTTGTCCTACTCGTATCCCTATCCTCGCGATTACGGGTACCAATGGCAAGACAACCACCACTCGACTTTTGGCTCATATCTACCGTCAAACAGAAAAAGTAGTTGGATACACTACTACTGACGGTATATACATAGACGATCACGTAGTAGAAGTAGGAGACACTACAGGACCTCAAAGCGCTCAAGTGATTCTCAAAGATCCCACCGTAGAAATAGCTGTCTTAGAAACAGCCCGGGGCGGGATTTTGCGATCGGGTATAGCTTTTGACTTCTGCGACGTGGGTGTAGTTTTAAACGTAGCAGCAGATCACTTAGGTATCAGTGATATCGAGACGATCGAACAAATGGCTAAAGTTAAAGCCGTAGTAGCTGAAACGGTTAGTCCTAATGGCTACGCAGTCCTCAACGCCGACGATCCCCTTGTAGCGGCTATGGCTAAACAAGTTAAAGGTAAAATAGCTTACTTTTCCCTGAATCCAGACAACCCCATTATTCAAGAGCACACGCGTCGTGGGGAATTAGCAACGGTCTATGAAAATGGCTATCTATCTATTTATCACGAGGGTTGGACTTTACGTATAGAAGAAGCGATCAACGTACCGATAACCATGAAGGGAATGGCGCCATTTATGATCGCTAATGCCCTAGCCGCTTGTGCTGCAGCTTTCGCCCAGGGTGTAGACATCGAGTTAATTCGTCAAGGTCTCAGAAGTTTTAAACCATCAGTGGATCAAACTCCTGGTAGAATGAATCTATTCGATCTCGGAAGTCATCACGCTCTCATTGACTATGCTCACAACCCAGCGGGTTACGAGGCAGTGGCAGGGTTTGTAACTAACTGGCAAGGTGATAGAATCGGGGTAGTGGGTGGACCTGGCGATCGCCGTGACGAAGATTTAATTATCCTCGGACGTTTATCCGCCCAAATGTTCAACCAGATCATCGTTAAAGAAGATAAAGATCGCCGGGGACGTGAACCTGGAGAAGTAGCAGCACTGATTATTAAAGGTATTCTTGAAGTTAATCCAGAAGCGCGTCATGAAATCATCCTGGACGAAACTCTAGCCATTAATACCGGCTTAAATACAGTTCAAGATGGGGGTTTAGTAGTAATCTTCCCTGAAAAAGTCAATGAGGCGATCGCTACTATCAAAAAACGTCAATCCACCTAG
- a CDS encoding sulfite exporter TauE/SafE family protein, protein MVDWLLLIALGFLGSFGHCAGMCGPLAVAFSLSSSQLTRFHLLLNLGRIISYALVGGFLGILSSFFVASGHLLGIGSAFRQFMAIFTGLILIWLGLTQVKPNWLPSLPLVHPLEQGWHKVLSSQMIALSFKGSRWTPLLLGVIWGLIPCGFLYTAQLKAILTGSFWLGGLTMLCFGLGTTPMMIGIGISAAKLSNDQRSQLFRLGGWVTLAIGILTLLRTDGMFDYTGHGALFLLMLALIARPVRGFWSAPLRFRRALGVGSFVLALAHTAHMLDHSLNWNLEAIAFMLGSHRWGIKAGILALLLLVPAALTSFDSAQTALGKYWRQIHLLSVPALILAIIHTILLGSHYLGALQLTNGHHLRVVLVVLQGIIVLVMRSGWLRRQNEKFPQ, encoded by the coding sequence ATGGTAGATTGGTTGCTCTTAATCGCCCTAGGTTTTTTGGGTAGTTTCGGTCATTGTGCGGGTATGTGTGGTCCTTTAGCTGTAGCTTTTTCTCTCTCTAGCTCTCAGTTAACTAGATTTCATCTTTTGCTCAATCTAGGTAGAATCATTAGCTATGCTCTAGTAGGAGGATTTTTAGGAATCCTAAGTTCTTTTTTTGTTGCTAGTGGGCATTTATTGGGTATTGGTAGCGCTTTTAGGCAATTTATGGCGATTTTTACCGGCTTAATTTTAATCTGGTTAGGTTTAACTCAAGTTAAGCCCAATTGGTTACCAAGTTTACCGTTGGTACACCCTCTAGAGCAAGGATGGCACAAGGTACTAAGTTCCCAGATGATCGCCCTATCTTTTAAAGGTTCCAGGTGGACTCCTCTACTGTTGGGAGTGATTTGGGGATTGATCCCCTGCGGGTTTTTGTACACAGCTCAACTAAAAGCGATCTTAACGGGTAGTTTTTGGCTAGGTGGTTTAACAATGCTCTGTTTTGGACTGGGAACTACACCGATGATGATCGGTATCGGTATTTCTGCGGCTAAATTGAGTAATGATCAACGTAGTCAGCTATTTCGCTTGGGGGGTTGGGTAACTCTAGCTATCGGGATTCTGACTCTGTTACGTACAGATGGGATGTTCGACTACACCGGACATGGGGCTTTATTTTTATTAATGCTTGCTTTAATAGCTCGTCCTGTAAGGGGTTTTTGGTCTGCTCCTCTGCGCTTTCGGCGCGCTTTGGGGGTAGGGTCTTTTGTTTTGGCTTTAGCTCACACGGCTCATATGTTAGATCATAGTCTCAATTGGAATCTAGAAGCGATCGCTTTCATGTTAGGTTCACACAGATGGGGTATTAAAGCAGGTATCTTAGCTTTATTACTATTAGTTCCTGCAGCTCTCACTAGTTTTGATAGCGCACAAACAGCTCTAGGAAAATACTGGCGACAAATTCATCTGTTGAGCGTTCCGGCTCTGATTTTGGCGATTATACACACAATCTTATTGGGCTCTCATTACTTAGGAGCATTACAATTAACGAATGGGCATCATTTGAGAGTGGTGCTTGTGGTTTTACAGGGAATTATAGTATTAGTAATGCGTTCTGGCTGGCTCAGAAGACAAAATGAAAAATTTCCTCAATAA
- a CDS encoding DNA/RNA non-specific endonuclease: MDSQQATFTIPLTITIKLGQENNFTESKPSLGELPSDSGLESTRPRSYYEGYKGYDPEFLDVALPLPVLTDEQKRNAAKNSDASDEEDPTVLPYTHFSIVMNRRRQLAYYTVVNIDGSQSQGIERGRDNWYFDSRIAESEQIGESLYKRNALDRGHLVRRLDPVWGSQAKRANDDTFHFTNCSPQHERFNQGQDVWLGLENYILNSANARNQKITLFTGPVLDEKDPLYKGIRLPLSFWKLLVYVHDNDNSLVCAAYLLDQTQLVEDMLSFEAAFDPGVYRIKLSQLIEQTGLDFSYLEEYELPLSASGFESTQERIKIEKDFLNVIL, encoded by the coding sequence ATGGATTCCCAACAAGCCACATTCACTATTCCACTGACGATAACAATCAAGTTAGGACAAGAGAACAACTTTACTGAATCTAAACCTTCTCTAGGGGAACTACCATCGGATTCAGGATTAGAATCTACACGTCCTCGCTCCTACTATGAAGGATATAAAGGATACGATCCAGAGTTTTTAGATGTTGCTTTACCCTTGCCAGTCTTAACAGACGAACAAAAAAGAAATGCTGCTAAAAATAGTGACGCTAGCGACGAAGAAGATCCTACAGTTTTACCCTATACTCATTTCAGTATAGTTATGAACCGTCGTCGGCAACTTGCTTATTACACCGTTGTCAATATTGATGGAAGTCAGAGTCAAGGCATTGAGCGAGGCAGGGACAATTGGTATTTTGACTCACGAATTGCCGAATCGGAACAAATTGGAGAATCTCTCTATAAGCGTAATGCCCTCGATAGAGGTCATCTTGTGCGTAGGCTTGATCCTGTATGGGGTTCTCAAGCTAAGCGCGCTAATGATGATACCTTTCACTTCACTAACTGCTCGCCTCAACACGAAAGATTCAACCAGGGACAGGATGTTTGGCTAGGTTTAGAAAATTATATTTTGAACAGCGCCAATGCTCGCAATCAGAAGATTACTCTGTTCACAGGACCTGTTCTAGATGAAAAAGATCCACTTTATAAGGGAATTCGCTTACCGTTATCATTCTGGAAACTCCTCGTTTATGTCCATGACAATGATAATTCTTTAGTTTGTGCTGCCTATCTTTTGGATCAAACCCAACTGGTCGAAGATATGTTAAGCTTTGAAGCTGCTTTTGATCCCGGTGTTTACCGGATTAAGTTATCACAATTAATAGAACAAACTGGACTAGATTTCAGTTATCTTGAAGAGTACGAGCTTCCACTTTCTGCTTCGGGTTTCGAGAGTACTCAAGAGCGCATTAAAATCGAGAAAGATTTTTTAAACGTGATTCTCTAG